From the Manihot esculenta cultivar AM560-2 chromosome 3, M.esculenta_v8, whole genome shotgun sequence genome, one window contains:
- the LOC110612019 gene encoding uncharacterized protein LOC110612019 isoform X1 has translation MATLGEITDLFCKLAFHLQTLTHTAQMHYQDEETEHSDSVDLSISSITQSLNLNDNAGVRVLDTALSLMCFTAPQVFDSMIEYFVKTIVSVLSTSISCKVLPFGKEEILRVGSCISQRDCVEFIEVVNDVVSKLDQHGVPSHLLLRSAARVAVSTSCCRYMVPSMHVLDVKSIDRRSTAISNLLSHLPGDLSLDNNKLPLRLLSWYLDPLTLKHDISNILQETMKRPFLTLSKEFYERMEWRSILLCLVLSPMMFIHTRALLHDWFMLTDLGSVLEFLIELVAVILDVISRPTWWGIPLELASELPFSNAYFPCKDHLLRILSGPLVSSSFQQLVQVTSESDSLVCKQFGPISKSSTLKFASVDRKSIWFLGRALVICFPDWFYFASGLLFSNNCYQNNCQLNCLLEAPNSIMEQPAVSAASFIAWILSPNSKPHQDLLFEGLTRMSECWSRKQIDSDVHENEYGCQVIGLWLNEFHRVMKYGVESTDKSSNCEAESYYFVLQNSMLFRRITLGVLIGCPSYVKEDGFELLLHYAATGRVLHLTSNNARMKHVDEFNRKEAVAGACLIFSLTDIVERISASSFENEKSGLDIICQVKLGASKYLIKCMKKLIEPNIFEDNKMLVDLHDRLERWRHQGQEMLELDKDLDDTIKGLSNELLLL, from the exons ATGGCCACACTTGGAGAAATAACTGATCTCTTCTGCAAACTCGCCTTCCACCTGCAAACCCTAACTCACACTGCACAAATGCATTATCAAGATGAAGAAACCGAGCATTCTGATTCTGTTGATCTCTCCATTTCAAGCATAACTCAATCTCTTAATCTCAATGACAATGCTGGGGTTAGGGTTTTGGATACCGCTCTCTCCCTCATGTGCTTCACAGCGCCACAG GTTTTCGATTCTATGATTGAGTATTTTGTCAAGACGATTGTGAGTGTTTTGTCTACTTCGATAAGTTGTAAAGTGTTGCCATTCGGGAAAGAAGAGATTTTGCGGGTTGGCAGTTGCATTTCCCAGCGGGATTGCGTGGAATTTATTGAAGTTGTTAATGATGTTGTATCAAAATTGGACCAACATG GGGTGCCTTCTCATTTACTATTACGTTCTGCTGCTAGGGTTGCGGTTTCAACATCCTGCTGTAGATATATGGTCCCGTCAATGCATGTATTGGATGTTAAATCAATTGATAGAAGAAGCACTGCTATCTCAAACCTCCTTTCCCACTTGCCCGGTGACTTATCCCTTGACAACAATAAATTACCACTGAG GTTGCTGTCATGGTATCTTGATCCActaacattaaaacatgataTATCAAATATCTTGCAAGAAACCATGAAAAGGCCTTTCCTTACTTTGAGCAAGGAGTTTTATGAGAGGATGGAATGGCGCTCCATTCTTCTGTGCTTGGTGCTTTCTCCAATGATGTTTATTCATACCAGAGCTCTACTACATGATTGGTTCATGTTGAC GGATCTGGGTTCAGTACTGGAGTTTTTGATTGAGTTAGTTGCAGTGATACTAGATGTCATTTCTAGACCAACATGGTGGGGCATACCGCTGGAGTTGGCATCAGAGCTGCCATTTTCTAATGCCTATTTCCCATGCAAGGATCACTTATTGAGGATCTTATCTGGACCCCTCGTATCTTCAAGTTTTCAACAATTAGTTCAAGTTACAAGCGAATCGGATTCTCTTGTTTGTAAACAATTTGGTCCGATTTCTAAATCATCTACATTGAAGTTTGCATCTGTTGATCGCAAATCTATCTG GTTTCTTGGCAGGGCTCTTGTAATCTGCTTTCCAGATTGGTTCTATTTTGCATCAGGGTTACTCTTCTCCAACAATTGTTATCAAAATAATTGTCAATTAAATTGCTTGTTGGAGGCACCCAATAGCATCATGGAACAACCTGCTGTCTCTGCTGCAAGTTTCATTGCTTGGATTCTGAGCCCCAATAGCAAGCCTCACCAGGATCTGCTGTTTGAGGGTTTGACTCGAATGTCAGAGTGTTGGTCACGCAAACAAATTGACTCAGATGTTCATGAGAACGAGTATGGTTGTCAAGTCATTGGCCTCTGGCTCAATGAATTCCATAGAGTGATGAAGTATGGTGTTGAATCCACTGACAAGTCATCCAACTGTGAGGCAGAATCATATTACTTTGTTTTACAGAACAGCATGCTTTTCCGGAGAATCACATTAGGGGTTTTGATTGGTTGTCCTAGTTATGTTAAGGAAGATGGATTTGAATTGCTGTTGCATTATGCTGCAACTGGTCGTGTTCTTCATTTAACAAGTAATAATGCTAGAATGAAACATGTAGACGAATTTAACAGAAAGGAAGCTGTTGCAGGTGCCTGTCTTATCTTTAGTTTAACTGATATTGTTGAGAGGATATCTGCTTCATCATTTGAGAATGAAAAAAGCGGATTGGATATTATTTGCCAAGTAAAATTAGGGGCAAGCAAGTATTTGATAAAGTGTATGAAGAAGCTGATCGAGCCCAATATTTTTGAAGATAATAAGATGCTGGTGGACCTACATGATAGGTTGGAAAGATGGCGGCATCAAGGGCAAGAAATGTTAGAACTTGATAAAGATCTTGATGATACCATTAAAGGCTTGAGTAATGAATTATTATTGTTATGA
- the LOC110612017 gene encoding beta-galactosidase isoform X2, with amino-acid sequence MVNILKNSMLMFLLLLFGSWVFSSVTASVSYDHKAITINGQRRILISGSIHYPRSTPEMWPDLIQTAKDGGLDVIETYVFWNGHEPSPGNYYFEDRYNLVKFIKLIQQSGLYAHLRIGPYVCAEWNFGGFPVWLKYVPGIEFRTDNGPFKAAMEKFTEKIVSMMKSEKLFETQGGPIILSQIENEYGPVEWEIGAPGKAYTKWAAEMAVGLGTGVPWVMCKQEDAPDPIINTCNGFYCENFKPNKDYKPKMWTENWTGWYTEFGGAVPHRPAEDLAFSVARFIQNGGSFVNYYMYHGGTNFGRTSGGLFIATSYDYDAPIDEYGLPRNPKWGHLRDLHKAIKLCEPALVSVDPTVTSLGSNQEAHVFKSKSSCAAFLANYDTKYSVKVTFGNGQYDLPPWSISILPDCKTAVFNTARVGAQSTRMKMTPVGGAFSWQSYIEEAGSAYADDTTTLDGLWEQINITRDATDYLWYMTDVKIDPDEGFLKSGEDPLLTIFSAGHSLQVFINGELSGTVYGTLNNPKLTFSQNVKLTAGINKIYLLSAAVGLPNVGLHFEKWNAGVLGPVTLKGLNEGTRDLSEWKWSYKIGLEGEALNLHTVTGSSSVEWTEGTQLAKTRPLTWYKTTFDAPEGNDPLALDMSTMGKGQIWINGRSIGRHWPGYIARGSCGDCNYAGTFDDKKCRSNCGEPSQRWYHIPRSWLNPSENLLVVFEEWGGDPSGISLVKRSARSVCADIFEGQPALKNWQMIALGKIDHPQAKAHLSCPQGQKIYHIKFASYGLPQGTCGSFQQGSCHAHRSYDAFEKTCVGKQSCSVTVTSEVFGGDPCPDSGKKLSVEAVCS; translated from the exons ATGGTGAATATTTTAAAGAACAGCATGTTAATGTTTCTTCTGCTGTTGTTTGGTTCTTGGGTTTTTTCTTCTGTTACAGCTTCTGTATCTTACGACCACAAAGCTATTACGATCAATGGGCAGAGAAGGATTCTTATTTCTGGTTCGATTCACTATCCAAGGAGTACTCCTGAG ATGTGGCCGGACCTTATACAGACGGCCAAAGATGGAGGTTTGGATGTCATAGAAACCTATGTTTTCTGGAATGGGCATGAACCTTCTCCTGGAAAT TATTATTTTGAGGATAGATATAATTTAGTCAAGTTCATCAAGCTGATACAACAATCAGGACTGTATGCTCATCTTCGGATAGGACCTTATGTTTGTGCTGAGTGGAACTTCGG GGGATTTCCTGTTTGGCTAAAATATGTTCCTGGTATTGAATTCAGAACCGACAATGGCCCATTTAAG GCTGCAATGGAAAAGTTCACAGAAAAGATTGTCAGCATGATGAAATCAGAAAAGTTGTTTGAAACTCAGGGAGGCCCAATAATTCTTTCTCAG ATAGAAAATGAGTATGGACCAGTAGAATGGGAAATTGGCGCACCTGGTAAAGCTTATACAAAATGGGCAGCTGAAATGGCTGTGGGTTTGGGCACTGGGGTCCCATGGGTCATGTGCAAGCAAGAAGATGCCCCTGATCCCATT ATTAACACCTGCAATGGATTCTACTGTGAAAATTTCAAACCAAACAAAGATTACAAACCTAAAATGTGGACAGAAAACTGGACTGGCTG GTACACAGAATTTGGTGGTGCAGTTCCCCATAGACCAGCAGAAGACTTAGCATTTTCAGTTGCAAGGTTTATACAGAATGGTGGTTCATTTGTAAACTATTATATG TATCATGGAGGAACTAATTTTGGCCGGACTTCTGGCGGTCTCTTCATTGCTACTAGCTATGATTACGATGCTCCTATTGATGAATATG GATTACCAAGGAATCCAAAGTGGGGACACTTGAGAGATTTGCATAAGGCCATCAAGTTATGTGAACCTGCTTTAGTTTCTGTAGATCCCACAGTAACATCTCTTGGGAGTAATCAAGAG GCTCATGTGTTCAAGTCAAAGTCATCCTGTGCAGCCTTCTTGGCAAACTACGACACAAAGTATTCTGTGAAAGTGACCTTTGGTAATGGGCAATATGACCTGCCACCTTGGTCTATCAGCATTCTCCCTGACTGCAAAACTGCAGTTTTTAACACTGCAAGG GTTGGTGCTCAGAGCACACGAATGAAGATGACACCTGTTGGCGGAGCATTTTCTTGGCAATCATACATTGAAGAAGCTGGTTCTGCTTATGCTGATGATACAACCACACTGGATGGATTGTGGGAGCAAATAAATATCACGAGGGATGCTACAGACTACTTGTGGTATATGACAGA CGTCAAGATAGATCCCGATGAAGGATTTTTGAAAAGTGGAGAGGATCCTCTCCTCACTATTTTTTCAGCTGGGCATTCTTTGCAAGTTTTCATCAATGGTGAACTATCAG GAACTGTATATGGTACCTTAAACAATCCTAAGTTAACATTTAGCCAGAATGTAAAGTTGACAGCTGGGATTAACAAGATTTATTTGTTAAGTGCTGCTGTGGGTCTACCG AACGTTGGCTTGCACTTCGAAAAATGGAATGCTGGAGTTCTAGGCCCAGTCACATTGAAGGGTTTGAATGAGGGGACAAGGGACTTATCAGAGTGGAAATGGTCTTACAAG ATTGGGCTGGAAGGTGAAGCATTAAACCTTCATACTGTTACTGGAAGTTCATCTGTTGAATGGACGGAAGGAACTCAATTGGCTAAAACACGACCACTAACATGGTACAAG ACGACTTTTGATGCACCAGAAGGCAATGACCCCTTAGCTTTAGATATGAGTACTATGGGAAAAGGTCAGATATGGATAAATGGTCGAAGTATAGGACGCCACTGGCCTGGATATATAGCTCGTGGTAGTTGTGGCGACTGTAACTACGCTGGAACTTTTGATGATAAGAAATGCAGAAGTAATTGTGGAGAGCCTTCCCAAAGATG GTACCACATTCCGCGCTCGTGGCTGAACCCAAGTGAGAATCTATTAGTTGTGTTTGAAGAATGGGGTGGTGATCCGAGTGGGATTTCATTGGTCAAAAGAAGTGCACGAAGTGTTTGTGCCGATATATTTGAAGGACAGCCAGCATTGAAGAACTGGCAGATGATAGCATTGGGAAAAATTGATCACCCCCAAGCCAAAGCCCATTTGTCGTGTCCGCAAGGGCAGAAGATCTATCACATTAAGTTTGCCAGCTATGGATTGCCCCAGGGGACCTGTGGAAGTTTCCAACAAGGTAGCTGTCATGCCCACAGGTCATATGATGCTTTTGAAAAG ACGTGTGTTGGAAAGCAATCTTGTTCAGTAACTGTGACTTCAGAAGTTTTTGGAGGAGATCCCTGTCCTGACAGTGGAAAAAAGCTTTCAGTTGAGGCTGTCTGCAGCTGA
- the LOC110612017 gene encoding beta-galactosidase isoform X1, with translation MVNILKNSMLMFLLLLFGSWVFSSVTASVSYDHKAITINGQRRILISGSIHYPRSTPEMWPDLIQTAKDGGLDVIETYVFWNGHEPSPGNYYFEDRYNLVKFIKLIQQSGLYAHLRIGPYVCAEWNFGGFPVWLKYVPGIEFRTDNGPFKAAMEKFTEKIVSMMKSEKLFETQGGPIILSQIENEYGPVEWEIGAPGKAYTKWAAEMAVGLGTGVPWVMCKQEDAPDPIINTCNGFYCENFKPNKDYKPKMWTENWTGWYTEFGGAVPHRPAEDLAFSVARFIQNGGSFVNYYMYHGGTNFGRTSGGLFIATSYDYDAPIDEYGLPRNPKWGHLRDLHKAIKLCEPALVSVDPTVTSLGSNQEAHVFKSKSSCAAFLANYDTKYSVKVTFGNGQYDLPPWSISILPDCKTAVFNTARVGAQSTRMKMTPVGGAFSWQSYIEEAGSAYADDTTTLDGLWEQINITRDATDYLWYMTDVKIDPDEGFLKSGEDPLLTIFSAGHSLQVFINGELSGELKVKRVLLVNKFQCHFRCSVVLTCQFILIAGTVYGTLNNPKLTFSQNVKLTAGINKIYLLSAAVGLPNVGLHFEKWNAGVLGPVTLKGLNEGTRDLSEWKWSYKIGLEGEALNLHTVTGSSSVEWTEGTQLAKTRPLTWYKTTFDAPEGNDPLALDMSTMGKGQIWINGRSIGRHWPGYIARGSCGDCNYAGTFDDKKCRSNCGEPSQRWYHIPRSWLNPSENLLVVFEEWGGDPSGISLVKRSARSVCADIFEGQPALKNWQMIALGKIDHPQAKAHLSCPQGQKIYHIKFASYGLPQGTCGSFQQGSCHAHRSYDAFEKTCVGKQSCSVTVTSEVFGGDPCPDSGKKLSVEAVCS, from the exons ATGGTGAATATTTTAAAGAACAGCATGTTAATGTTTCTTCTGCTGTTGTTTGGTTCTTGGGTTTTTTCTTCTGTTACAGCTTCTGTATCTTACGACCACAAAGCTATTACGATCAATGGGCAGAGAAGGATTCTTATTTCTGGTTCGATTCACTATCCAAGGAGTACTCCTGAG ATGTGGCCGGACCTTATACAGACGGCCAAAGATGGAGGTTTGGATGTCATAGAAACCTATGTTTTCTGGAATGGGCATGAACCTTCTCCTGGAAAT TATTATTTTGAGGATAGATATAATTTAGTCAAGTTCATCAAGCTGATACAACAATCAGGACTGTATGCTCATCTTCGGATAGGACCTTATGTTTGTGCTGAGTGGAACTTCGG GGGATTTCCTGTTTGGCTAAAATATGTTCCTGGTATTGAATTCAGAACCGACAATGGCCCATTTAAG GCTGCAATGGAAAAGTTCACAGAAAAGATTGTCAGCATGATGAAATCAGAAAAGTTGTTTGAAACTCAGGGAGGCCCAATAATTCTTTCTCAG ATAGAAAATGAGTATGGACCAGTAGAATGGGAAATTGGCGCACCTGGTAAAGCTTATACAAAATGGGCAGCTGAAATGGCTGTGGGTTTGGGCACTGGGGTCCCATGGGTCATGTGCAAGCAAGAAGATGCCCCTGATCCCATT ATTAACACCTGCAATGGATTCTACTGTGAAAATTTCAAACCAAACAAAGATTACAAACCTAAAATGTGGACAGAAAACTGGACTGGCTG GTACACAGAATTTGGTGGTGCAGTTCCCCATAGACCAGCAGAAGACTTAGCATTTTCAGTTGCAAGGTTTATACAGAATGGTGGTTCATTTGTAAACTATTATATG TATCATGGAGGAACTAATTTTGGCCGGACTTCTGGCGGTCTCTTCATTGCTACTAGCTATGATTACGATGCTCCTATTGATGAATATG GATTACCAAGGAATCCAAAGTGGGGACACTTGAGAGATTTGCATAAGGCCATCAAGTTATGTGAACCTGCTTTAGTTTCTGTAGATCCCACAGTAACATCTCTTGGGAGTAATCAAGAG GCTCATGTGTTCAAGTCAAAGTCATCCTGTGCAGCCTTCTTGGCAAACTACGACACAAAGTATTCTGTGAAAGTGACCTTTGGTAATGGGCAATATGACCTGCCACCTTGGTCTATCAGCATTCTCCCTGACTGCAAAACTGCAGTTTTTAACACTGCAAGG GTTGGTGCTCAGAGCACACGAATGAAGATGACACCTGTTGGCGGAGCATTTTCTTGGCAATCATACATTGAAGAAGCTGGTTCTGCTTATGCTGATGATACAACCACACTGGATGGATTGTGGGAGCAAATAAATATCACGAGGGATGCTACAGACTACTTGTGGTATATGACAGA CGTCAAGATAGATCCCGATGAAGGATTTTTGAAAAGTGGAGAGGATCCTCTCCTCACTATTTTTTCAGCTGGGCATTCTTTGCAAGTTTTCATCAATGGTGAACTATCAGGTGAACTGAAAGTGAAAAGAGTATTGCTAGTTAACAAGTTTCAATGTCACTTTCGATGTTCTGTCGTACTAACTTGTCAGTTTATTCTTATTGCAGGAACTGTATATGGTACCTTAAACAATCCTAAGTTAACATTTAGCCAGAATGTAAAGTTGACAGCTGGGATTAACAAGATTTATTTGTTAAGTGCTGCTGTGGGTCTACCG AACGTTGGCTTGCACTTCGAAAAATGGAATGCTGGAGTTCTAGGCCCAGTCACATTGAAGGGTTTGAATGAGGGGACAAGGGACTTATCAGAGTGGAAATGGTCTTACAAG ATTGGGCTGGAAGGTGAAGCATTAAACCTTCATACTGTTACTGGAAGTTCATCTGTTGAATGGACGGAAGGAACTCAATTGGCTAAAACACGACCACTAACATGGTACAAG ACGACTTTTGATGCACCAGAAGGCAATGACCCCTTAGCTTTAGATATGAGTACTATGGGAAAAGGTCAGATATGGATAAATGGTCGAAGTATAGGACGCCACTGGCCTGGATATATAGCTCGTGGTAGTTGTGGCGACTGTAACTACGCTGGAACTTTTGATGATAAGAAATGCAGAAGTAATTGTGGAGAGCCTTCCCAAAGATG GTACCACATTCCGCGCTCGTGGCTGAACCCAAGTGAGAATCTATTAGTTGTGTTTGAAGAATGGGGTGGTGATCCGAGTGGGATTTCATTGGTCAAAAGAAGTGCACGAAGTGTTTGTGCCGATATATTTGAAGGACAGCCAGCATTGAAGAACTGGCAGATGATAGCATTGGGAAAAATTGATCACCCCCAAGCCAAAGCCCATTTGTCGTGTCCGCAAGGGCAGAAGATCTATCACATTAAGTTTGCCAGCTATGGATTGCCCCAGGGGACCTGTGGAAGTTTCCAACAAGGTAGCTGTCATGCCCACAGGTCATATGATGCTTTTGAAAAG ACGTGTGTTGGAAAGCAATCTTGTTCAGTAACTGTGACTTCAGAAGTTTTTGGAGGAGATCCCTGTCCTGACAGTGGAAAAAAGCTTTCAGTTGAGGCTGTCTGCAGCTGA
- the LOC110612019 gene encoding uncharacterized protein LOC110612019 isoform X2, whose protein sequence is MATLGEITDLFCKLAFHLQTLTHTAQMHYQDEETEHSDSVDLSISSITQSLNLNDNAGVRVLDTALSLMCFTAPQVFDSMIEYFVKTIVSVLSTSISCKVLPFGKEEILRVGSCISQRDCVEFIEVVNDVVSKLDQHGVPSHLLLRSAARVAVSTSCCRYMVPSMHVLDVKSIDRRSTAISNLLSHLPGDLSLDNNKLPLRLLSWYLDPLTLKHDISNILQETMKRPFLTLSKEFYERMEWRSILLCLVLSPMMFIHTRALLHDWFMLTDLGSVLEFLIELVAVILDVISRPTWWGIPLELASELPFSNAYFPCKDHLLRILSGPLVSSSFQQLVQVTSESDSLVCKQFGPISKSSTLKFASVDRKSIWALVICFPDWFYFASGLLFSNNCYQNNCQLNCLLEAPNSIMEQPAVSAASFIAWILSPNSKPHQDLLFEGLTRMSECWSRKQIDSDVHENEYGCQVIGLWLNEFHRVMKYGVESTDKSSNCEAESYYFVLQNSMLFRRITLGVLIGCPSYVKEDGFELLLHYAATGRVLHLTSNNARMKHVDEFNRKEAVAGACLIFSLTDIVERISASSFENEKSGLDIICQVKLGASKYLIKCMKKLIEPNIFEDNKMLVDLHDRLERWRHQGQEMLELDKDLDDTIKGLSNELLLL, encoded by the exons ATGGCCACACTTGGAGAAATAACTGATCTCTTCTGCAAACTCGCCTTCCACCTGCAAACCCTAACTCACACTGCACAAATGCATTATCAAGATGAAGAAACCGAGCATTCTGATTCTGTTGATCTCTCCATTTCAAGCATAACTCAATCTCTTAATCTCAATGACAATGCTGGGGTTAGGGTTTTGGATACCGCTCTCTCCCTCATGTGCTTCACAGCGCCACAG GTTTTCGATTCTATGATTGAGTATTTTGTCAAGACGATTGTGAGTGTTTTGTCTACTTCGATAAGTTGTAAAGTGTTGCCATTCGGGAAAGAAGAGATTTTGCGGGTTGGCAGTTGCATTTCCCAGCGGGATTGCGTGGAATTTATTGAAGTTGTTAATGATGTTGTATCAAAATTGGACCAACATG GGGTGCCTTCTCATTTACTATTACGTTCTGCTGCTAGGGTTGCGGTTTCAACATCCTGCTGTAGATATATGGTCCCGTCAATGCATGTATTGGATGTTAAATCAATTGATAGAAGAAGCACTGCTATCTCAAACCTCCTTTCCCACTTGCCCGGTGACTTATCCCTTGACAACAATAAATTACCACTGAG GTTGCTGTCATGGTATCTTGATCCActaacattaaaacatgataTATCAAATATCTTGCAAGAAACCATGAAAAGGCCTTTCCTTACTTTGAGCAAGGAGTTTTATGAGAGGATGGAATGGCGCTCCATTCTTCTGTGCTTGGTGCTTTCTCCAATGATGTTTATTCATACCAGAGCTCTACTACATGATTGGTTCATGTTGAC GGATCTGGGTTCAGTACTGGAGTTTTTGATTGAGTTAGTTGCAGTGATACTAGATGTCATTTCTAGACCAACATGGTGGGGCATACCGCTGGAGTTGGCATCAGAGCTGCCATTTTCTAATGCCTATTTCCCATGCAAGGATCACTTATTGAGGATCTTATCTGGACCCCTCGTATCTTCAAGTTTTCAACAATTAGTTCAAGTTACAAGCGAATCGGATTCTCTTGTTTGTAAACAATTTGGTCCGATTTCTAAATCATCTACATTGAAGTTTGCATCTGTTGATCGCAAATCTATCTG GGCTCTTGTAATCTGCTTTCCAGATTGGTTCTATTTTGCATCAGGGTTACTCTTCTCCAACAATTGTTATCAAAATAATTGTCAATTAAATTGCTTGTTGGAGGCACCCAATAGCATCATGGAACAACCTGCTGTCTCTGCTGCAAGTTTCATTGCTTGGATTCTGAGCCCCAATAGCAAGCCTCACCAGGATCTGCTGTTTGAGGGTTTGACTCGAATGTCAGAGTGTTGGTCACGCAAACAAATTGACTCAGATGTTCATGAGAACGAGTATGGTTGTCAAGTCATTGGCCTCTGGCTCAATGAATTCCATAGAGTGATGAAGTATGGTGTTGAATCCACTGACAAGTCATCCAACTGTGAGGCAGAATCATATTACTTTGTTTTACAGAACAGCATGCTTTTCCGGAGAATCACATTAGGGGTTTTGATTGGTTGTCCTAGTTATGTTAAGGAAGATGGATTTGAATTGCTGTTGCATTATGCTGCAACTGGTCGTGTTCTTCATTTAACAAGTAATAATGCTAGAATGAAACATGTAGACGAATTTAACAGAAAGGAAGCTGTTGCAGGTGCCTGTCTTATCTTTAGTTTAACTGATATTGTTGAGAGGATATCTGCTTCATCATTTGAGAATGAAAAAAGCGGATTGGATATTATTTGCCAAGTAAAATTAGGGGCAAGCAAGTATTTGATAAAGTGTATGAAGAAGCTGATCGAGCCCAATATTTTTGAAGATAATAAGATGCTGGTGGACCTACATGATAGGTTGGAAAGATGGCGGCATCAAGGGCAAGAAATGTTAGAACTTGATAAAGATCTTGATGATACCATTAAAGGCTTGAGTAATGAATTATTATTGTTATGA